Genomic window (Tenrec ecaudatus isolate mTenEca1 chromosome 16, mTenEca1.hap1, whole genome shotgun sequence):
TACTacagattatcttcagcaaagttttatttgTTTATCATGTAAATAATATTACTCGATAATTTATGCATTCTTTTGGATCCCTTCCGTAGGAGTGGGTACAGAGGTAGatcacttccagtcagttgaccaggtagttGTCCCCTAAATTTCCCGACATGGACAAGTAGGCATTCCCAGTGATGcattagtttgttgaaacatttcagttggtattctgccCGTTACTTAAACCTTCTTTTGGttgatgttttcagtgcagcttggacttctccttAAGTACCATTGGTTTCGGACTATATACTGCCTCCTCAAATCGTTGAATAATGGCAATTTCTTTtactacagtgactctgtattccttccatcttcttccgATGCttcctttgttcaatatttttactgtagaattcttcaatatttcaacttgaggcttgatttttttccctcatttTCCTCAGTTTGAGGAATGCTGACCATGTTCTTCtcccttttggatttctaactctaggtcctcgcacatttcatttattattataaccgtgttttgtcttctggagctgcccttagAAATCTCCTGTTTcgctcttctttatttttttcagtcACTTGAGCTTCTTTATGTTTGAGAtcaagttccagagtctcttctgacctctTTGGTCATTTCTTTCtgtcttatctttttaatgacctcgtGGGTTAACCATGCACGCTCTTTTCTGTCATCTTGCATCTCACCTGGTCGTAGATCCTTAGTCAACGCATCAGCTCTGTTACTTGGATGGTCTCTCAATCCCTGTGGGACAGATTCAAAGCCATATTTTGTCTCTTGcagacttgttttaattctcttcagcttcagcttccatttgcatgtgagaaattgatggtttgttttgaAGTCAGCCCCTGCCCAGCCCATGCGCTGACTGATGATGTTGAGTTTTCCTATTGTCTCTTTCCATAGACGTAGTGGATCAAtcccctgtgtattccatctgcatACTCACTTtcatttgtgttgttaaaaaaaaagtatttcccTTAGTTTTGCTTATTTCTATTACCAATAGCATATTTTTCAAGTAATGATTCTTTTTCCAATTTTTGTATTTCAATCATCAGTATCTTGATTGAAAGTTTGATCAAGTTTAGACTGCACCAGTGGGTAAAAATCTTcactttcttcatctttggcattagtgattGGTGTGTCAGTGTAACTAGTAGACATAATAACTGGCTTTCATCAAAAgtgtatggatattatcctatcactgacagtgtGGTACGCTAGGGTAGATGTGGAATGTTCTCTttctattatcctatcactgacagtgtGGTACGCTAGGGTAGATGTGGAATGTGctctattatcctatcactgacagtgtGGTACGTTAGGATAGATCTGGAATGTTCTCTTTCTataatcctatcactgacagtgtGGTACGTTAGGGTAGATGTGGAATGTGCTCTTTGACAGTGGAGATGAGGAGATacgggagcgctggtggcataaggactatgcgctgggctgctaaactgggtgtcaaggtcagcagtttgaaatggcTAGTTATTCCCTAGGAGACAGAACTGtccactcccgtgaagagtgacagcctcggaaacccacctgAGGCCCCCTTCCCTACAGAGCCATTGTAAGTCGGGATTGACTCAAAGGCCGTGCGTTTGTTTGTATTTGGTATAATGAGACTGACCCTCTTCAGTTTATTCCCAGCAGAGTAGATCATAAGACTGTCTCACTgataaaatgaccaataccagtgtgtttcagctcactgatgccttaGAGATCTTATCTCCAAGCATTCCATTGCATTTTTGAAAATTTACAATTGTGTTAGATTCGTACTTCAATATATTCCATGTTCAGATTATTTTTTCCCTCATTTTAGaaaattaatcactttattgggagctcttacaaatataataatccataattcatATAGATCAAGCATAATAATTGCTACCACTgtgagtttcaaaacattttctttcttatagAACTCTTTGATAGCAGCTCCCCTTTATCACCTTCCTTCCCACCTTCCTCCTTAGGAAgccttattgttgttattatcacTTTTGCTTTACCTTACACCATCCAAATATATCCTTCATactattctgttatttgttcccctcgagtggggctATACAGTCGTCATTGCTGtcagctctcccttccccccttcccgtaccctcagggaattatTACTCCTAAAATAAGGGTTACCTATCTTGTTATACAaggttaatgaggtaaaacaaaaaccataacaGTAGGGGGAGGaactattaaagaactagggAATTGCTATGTGTTTCTTCAGTGTTACACCACACCCGGGATTTACCATCAttgccttgtggcccttctgtgaggggctgtccaattatcttacaggtggactttgggtctccacttggtccacactccttcatgtcaatttgattgcttgattTTGCCTGTTCTGATTATTATGGATGTTTGCCATGGTTTCTTCCCATTTTAAATAACTTACCCACTtgcaggctcatcttctggcactaaatTAGGCAGTGTTTTCCTGCTAGTCATGAAGTTTCCATTGGCTAATGTCTTTAGAAGTTGATAGGTCTTTCTACtgaacctgtgttagtctggaagctctgttgaaacctgcccACTAgaggtgaccctgttggtatttgaaatatcactatcgtagcttccagcatcacagcaacatgcaagcctccagagtatgacaaattgacagacatgaGTGGATTTTCAAGCGGAGATTATGATATTTTCAAACATATGTAAAAGTCTATGTACCATTGTCCAGCTTGGACAAATGGTACAATATTGATGTATTTGCATCAGATTCttaacagaaaaagaaaggatAGTTGCAGGCAGCCCCTTTCTTCACTCAGTCCCTTCTTTTATCTTTCCAGAGAAACATGATCTGAAATTGTGTTTTTCCTACTCAGGAGTTTACATTTGTACCACattgaaaaccaaacccattgccttcaactcagttccaacccatagcgaccctagaggacagagtagaactgccccatgggtttttaACACTAAGAATATGTATTTTATGTCTTTGAAACTCACTCATGTGTGCTCTTTCTAATGATCAACAGCATCCCTTTGTGACTGTCAATTCCAACAAACCAATCCGAGAACTGATTGCAGAAGCCAAGGCTGAAGTAACAGAGGAAGTTGAAGATGGCAAAGAAGAAGATGATGAAGAGGAAACAGAAAATTCTCTGGTCAGTATTTAGAGAGGAAATATCGTTTAGGTAATTTTTAGAGTTGCTGAGAAGATTGGTTAAATGCAAGTTCTGTCAAGTATActgtatttttaatataatataccATTTAATTTAAAAGTTTCTTTAAACATAAATTGTATGCGGTATGTAAAATTAAAATTAGTATTGATACTAATTAATGGGAACTTTTACAAAGGAGCAGTTTTCAAAATATattatgtttatatttatatgtgCTGGCAGAAATGTGCATTTTAGTTATGAAATGGTTTGGAGTTCAGAATTATCAATCAGCATGCTTATGACTATTTTTATAGACATTATCTATTCGAATAATTTAGAATGGATGAATGGCCTTCTTGAGCATTTTCTTGCTATTAATTGCTAATTAGAACCTGCTCTTCTCCAATTGGAGTTTCCCATCTAATGCTGTTGCGTTGATTCCAAGCTGCTAGGACAGAGTGATTGTAACTAAGGCTTAATTAAGGTGTGGCTATTAAGGTGTGAATGGCAAGGTTGCTCCTTCTTACcatttttatcttatttattatatgaagatttttcagttctttatttttctagctTCAACTTTTATGAATAAAGAGATTACATcctgattttacatatatatagataAAATAATTGGTTTGGTTATCTTGAGATCATGATTTCACAATATATGTTATGTATGTGTATGTCTAGTTACCACTTGATGACTCGTGATCATTTTTCACTTCTTAAAATCTTCTTTAGCCAATACCTGCGAGTAAGCGCGCCTCTTCTGACCTGAGCATTGCCAGCTCTGAAGAAGATAAACTTTCACAAAATGCTTGCATTTTGGAATCTGTCTCAGAAAAAACAGAACGAAATGTTTCTGATGAGAAATTTAGTATCAAAGTAATTGATGAAAAACCCACCACTGATCAACCTGAGAAAGCAGTAGCGGACACTCGTGAACATGTGAATGACACCCATCCAGAAGGTCCGACTGTACTCCCCGGCAGAACAGCGCTAATCGAGGAGAATGGCAGAGAGGAAAAGAGGCCCAGGCTTGACACCGAAGGCCAAGAACCTGTGGGTGTCAGTCCAGCCAgtggagacaaagaggagaacgcAATGCCTTTAGAAACAGATATTGAACACAATCTGGAACCCGAGAAAGAGATAAGTCAAGAAAAGCCATCAACATTTGATAATAGTCTTATGAAACCTGAGGAAATTAAAGATACCACCATTCAGACAATGGATGTAGTTTCTCAAGAGGCTGGTGAAAAAGAAGCAGATAACCAAACAGTTGACAATGAAGCTAAACTCACAAAAGAAGATATGGAAGAGAAACTGGGCAAAGATGACAAAACTCACCAAGAAGATGTGATTGATGATATAAGCATTGTCGTGCCAACCAATGAGGTGGTCGATGTTGCTCAGGAGACAGTTGACAAACAAACTGAGGATGCCCAGATAAGTGGTGGGAATGAAGTGGTTGAAGTGGATGAGAAACTAGTGAAGTTTCCCCAAAGCTCTGCTGCTGAGGAGGTGCCTTTGGGAGAAACAGTTGAAACTCATAAGGTAGATGAAAAATCATTAGAAGGTCAAAGCAAGGACCAATTAGCCAACAGTTCAAAGACTGTATTGGAGACCAATAAGGAGCCAGGGGCAAGTGAAGTTGTGGAGATTACAGAGCCAGGAAGCACTGAAGAGACAGAGGTCAACAGTGCAGTGATTCAGAATGATCTGGAGGCGAGAGGAAGTGAAACTGGGGATGCTGAGAATGCCGCCCCTCAGATAGACACGAAGCAAAAAGAAATTCTTGGTGAAGTGCCAATTAAATCAGAACCGCAAGTTACCGCAGCTTCACAGCCCAACGAACCCCAGCCAGTTCCAGTACCCAGCATTAATATCAATTCTGAAGATGCAGACCATAAAGGAGAAGTGGAGGCCTTGCCCCAAACagaaaccacgatgccaccagaagCTGAGAACCAGAAGGAAAACGACACCGACTCGGGCACGGGCTCCGCTGCTGACAACAGCAGCGTTGACTTGAATTTGTCCATCTCCAGTTTCCTCAGCAAAACTAAAGACAGTGGGTCCATGTCTTTACAAGTAAGTGTCCCTGTTGGGGTGAGTTTTGCTTTGACATTTTGGAGTCTATGTGAACCGATGTCTTGAAAATGTAACAGGATTAAATCAATGCGGCATTAAAGCCTGATGTGAAAAGTCTTTAGGCCTGTAGAGCCGATGACGTACCAAGAACCGAGGAAAGAAATTCTCGATGAAATCTTTTAACTTTTCTGGTAGGACTTTGGTGCTTAGCTCTActcgaaaggttagcagtttgagtcTACTTTGaggtacctcaaaagaaaggcatgGTGATATAGTTCTGAAAAAGTAACTATAGAAAACTTTCTGGGGTCAGTTGTACTCTAGCACACGTCCATTCAAAGGGGCTGGATGGCAACGCTGCTGGCACCTATTTTTGCTTACCTGACCTAGAGCTCACCTCTCAGTGGTGGGTTGAAAAGCCACCTGGTGTCGTAGAACTGAATGTGGAGGTTGTAGGAAATTTGGACAGGCAACGGCAAAAAACTatttaattcaaaatcaaatgtGCAACGAATCTGAGGGGTTTCTAGCAGCACTTGCCCATGTTGCATATTTcttgggtgaaaagggggaaaaatataAGAGGCCCTGAATAGATGAACATACACAACTGCCCTTGATTGGCTGACTTGAGTTCTTTTACTGTACTTaaaagggggcttccaaaagttttgggggaagtagaatgaaaaggtaatggatATTTTCcctaagctttttgaagccctcttattTTTGgaggcagaaagacgaggctttctactcctgtgaagcgttacagtctctgaaatccacagggacagttctaactTGTCCAAAAGGTTCACTGGGAGTCAGTCAACTAGAGGGCTGTgagtgggttggtttttttttaaacatttggaGACTATTTTGGTGAAAATCAGTTTTGTGTGAAAGAATTGAGTAATTGAAATAATGGATCTTTTGAAGAATTTGGGTAAGCATCTCTTGATTTACCACTTACTGAAATAAGTAAGTGCTTCAGTCAGAGCCATTGCTACGGCGTGAGCACCATTGTGGGAAAACACTTAGAATCAGAAACTAAAGCCCAGTCTTGAGAGCATAATTCTGAAAAGTCctaaatgtgaatgtgtgttagCATTACCAATAAAAAGTCaacctcgctgccatcgagtggattccagccCACAGTGGCCTTGcaaggcagaatagaactgcccgtgggtttctgaggggcCAGTCTTCACTGGGGCAGACGGCGGCCTCTTTCTCTTTGCTCGTGGCAGTCCTACACTAAGCAAGTCCTACCGAGGCTCCAGGAGTTGCCAGGGGGTAAAGAGGTTGGCCCAGAGAAGTGAAATATTTTAGCACTTAGTGTGGAGGGCTTTGGTGTTTTTTGGACCCCAGGACTGCTGATCCTGGTGCTGGTTAAATAGGTAATCGattcacagtcctggaagtgtttCCCAGTTACCTAGGGATCCTGTCAAAATCCGGATTTCCAGACATCTACAGACTTAACTGATTTAGAGCCTCTTCTGGGTGAGCCCCAGGAATTCACTTAGATATTTCGTTAGGATTCAGAAGCTGAACAGCATAGGGACTTGAGAGGCTCACAAATACCAACTAGACATTTGTGTGATTTGTTTATTAACACTTCCTAATTATCTTGTGGTACAGTAAAAGTTGTGTGTGTCCATCATCAAATGAACCAATGTCTCATTTCAGTTTGAACAGGCTTTGTGCGCGTGCACTTGTAGAAGCAAATGAGAGGTAAGGGTTAGAATAACGTAATTGGTTCCACAGGTGAATTGctagtcaagtcagttccaacctagTGACCCAcgtgacagggtagaagtgcttcCTAGGGTTCGCTTGGCTGTGGTCTTTATGGAAGCTCCTCAACGGACACccgggtctttctcccttggagctgctgggttCAGAGCAGTGTTTCCCTGGCAAGGGTGGGAAGGGTAGGGTGCGGTGGGGCGTGTGAGCACGCTGGAACAATACCAGGGCTACAAAAGCAGGTGTGTTTCCTCCTGGCTCTGGGCTGCAGCGCAAAGGGTTTTAACTGATGATGGGGCTACGAGTCATTTCTTCTGTGAAAGTGGGGTGGTAGGCCACATCACTGTAGGAGTAATTTAAGATTGAGGCCATCGTCCTGTAGATTAACTGCCAGATGCTTACccattgtgccatcagggctgCTTTATATTTGTATCTTACATAGGTCGTGTTCATAGTTTAATGGCCGTTCCGTTTTTAAAAGATGTGTGCGTTTTCTGTCCCCAGTGTTCCGTATAAAGACTAACTAAAATTAAATCCCACTCAGGAAacaagaagacaaaagaaaacactgaagaAAACCCGCAAATTTGTCGTCGATGGCGTAGAAGTGAGTGTAACAACATCAAAGATTGTTACAGACAGTGATTCCAAAACTGAGGAACTGCGGTTTCTTAGGTGAGTGGAGAAACCACAGAATTAAAACTGTGCTAAACTCTGAAGTCTGAGGACTGGTGAAACCAGGGTAAGTTTCTGGCTAATTCTACATTGTTCTCTGACTTTTCCATTTGAAAAACGATGGTTTTTTAAAGTATTCCTTCAAAGGTAACATTCGCTATTTTTCTTCATCGTTACCATCGCACCCTAACAGACGGCAGGAACTCCGGGAGCTAAGACTCCTTCAAAAGGAAGAGCAGAGAGCGCAGCAGCAGCTCAACAGTAAACTGCACCAGCAACGAGAGCAAATTTTCCGGCGCTTTGAGCAAGAAATGATGGTAACGTGTCGTATATTTCTGtgaattttgttttaaatacaaAGCAACCCCTAGCAGGCTCTAGAAGTCGTTCTGTGATTCTTTGGACTCTGGTTTCGTGTTATATTTCTGACCTTTATCTCTTTGGTGCGGCCTTCTTTTGAAAATcttgtcttcttcctttttttaatagatcattctattaggggcgctcacacctcttataacaatccccgcatccattgtgtcaagcacgtttgtacatttgttgccatcatcattttcaaaacattttctttctacttgagcccttggtatcagctcttcttttttcccctcccatcctcgtgaacccttgataaattataaatttttcttgttttcatatcttacatttttgttgttcatcccctcagGGCGGGGGGTGTGCgtacatcaatcattgcgatcggttcccccttactttCCCTTCTCCCCTCTAACGTCTTGTTTTCTTCTGGTCTTTTTCACTTGAAAGAATCTTTTGCTTAATGAAAGTTAGAAAGAAAGATCATTACAGTATTTATGTCTGACTTGAAATTCTGAGTGGTGCTAGCCCTGTGTAGTGCCATTGTTGATTATATTTGTTGGAGCATGACACGGCTCCTAAGAAAGTAATTTATGTTTGTTCTCATTAAGCAGTCTTAAAATAGTTACAGTCTGTTTTCCAAAACCTTATCAACATTGTACTTCCTTTTTGTCCTCAAACATTTTCCAAAATGCTTTGATGTTTAATCTttttgaagaaaaagaaattgcCCTTTATGAATATTTTACTATACCTATTTCAGTGCTATTATGTAAGCGGAACTCTTTTGAACATGAAGATTTGTGATTTTCAAAACTTATTTTTTGTGGCGTGGGATCTTTGTTTAAGAATTTTAATGAATTTACTTGAAAATGAAAAAACCTCAaatttcagactcatagtgaccctataggacatggcagGAACTGCTTTCTTGTTTCTAAGACACTAACTCtatggggaatagaaagccccttctttgtcCTGAGAAGTGgccagtgattttgaactgctgaccttcctgttagcagcccagtgcgtccCCACTGTACCACAAGAACACCTAGAATCAACATTCTTACTAGATTAATACGGATAtttttcttactctttttttaaaaacattttattaggggctcatacaactcttatcacaatccatacatatacatatatcaattgtataaagcacatctgtacattctttgccctaatcattttcttttaaaattttttttaattttaacaatttattaggggctcatacaattcttatcacagttcattttcttatttttcttactCTTAATACTTCATTGCAATCAGTTATTTTTCTGTATTGCCTAAAATGTTTGAGCATTTTATACTGGTATAAAAGAAAGAATTCATTCCATGTTAGGAATAAAGTAACTGCACCTTTCTTGGGAGAATTTCATAACATATTTTAGTGCATCTTGGCCTGAATAGTGAGGCATTAAATTTGATGACTAGTATTGTAAAAGTTTTATCACACCATTAAATCTGAATCCTAgttaataattttaaacaaatatCTGCAATGTAGCAAATTAATATGTGAGTTGATTTTGAGCTACATTGTTTTACAGAGTAAAAAGAGACAGTATGACCAAGAAATTGAGAATCTAGAGAAACAGCAGAAACAGACAATTGAACGGCTAGAGCAAGAACACACAAATCGCTTGCGAGATGAAGCCAAACGCATTAAAGGAGAACAGGAGAAAGAGCTGTCCAAATTTCAGAATATGTTAAAGAACCGAAAGAAAGAGGTAAGCGTGACTGGGTTTAATGACTGCAGCTGTCCTCATGTTCACGTAGGGATATTTCAGTCAGTCTCTTTGGTCTTCCCAGCTGGGATATGGGGTAGTAGCAAGGCCAGGCGTTACTTTTGTTTTAGGACCAAGAGGTGTAAGGGGCTTGCTCAGGCTCACAGAGTAGCAGTAAGCGCCCAGCTAACCTTGAACCAAATCTTCAACGTGAGCCAGTCCATTGCTCTTCATTCTATTATTTATCCTTTATTAATTGAGCACTTACGCCTTTTATagaagtgtttttaaaaagaaactatgtTGGGTTTGAAGGTAGCAGTACAAATTcagtttattatttatttgtcATCTTTTAATTCATACTtgtaataattttttttcttttgattggCTTATTATCTCTAGTGTAGTACAGAATAGATCATTCTGTactaaataatttttataatacaTAAGACCCGAGGGACAAGAGTTATTATCAAATCTACTAAGGGTGGAAcaaaaaaaacaatacaaaagaaACCTCAACTGAGCTAAATAAATGCTTTTTCACTTTTCTTATACATCTGAAATACCCAGATTTGTTGACCTTTTAAATTATGAAGAAAATTTAACACCATAAGGATGAATTTTAAGGATTTATCCAAACTAACAAATGATAGTGCACTTTGTAGTTTTTTAtgcagagaagaaaaaaaaaggtatgTAGTTTTATTTGATGTGGCTACCACTTCTAAAAATTAGTGTTTTGTTACTAAATGTTTTATATAGAAATGATACCTATACTATGATGTACAGCTTTATTGGGGCTGCATGTTAATTTTGTTACCATCATGGGTAGTTTTTATTAAGAGGTTATTATTTATTATAGATTAGATGAAAATTTTGGGGTATGTCACTGATTTAATCGTAAACAAGGTTCTCGTTATTGTTTCTGCTTTGGGGTAGAGATCATTTGTGcacattttaaataatacttttgtttttgtttttttctcatcaCTAAACTTCTTGCATTTGGGGAGTTTCTTCCTTTTCATGGTGATTTGGTGATTGGGTCCCATGAGGGCTCGCTGGTGGGAAATTTAAGTGATGTTAAATCAAAAGCAGGCTCTCGGGGACCAGCAGCAGCTTGTGGTGATTTGGAATCTGGTTTCTTCTGGTGCTCCTACTTGTAAACACATGATTGTTTTTCATGGTTATACTATTACagacctgtgtgtcagagtacacATCCAGGATTTTTAGATGATTGACAGCTCTAAAATGTACTCTTATCAACTATTTCATCCGGCATCATCAAGGCACAGCTTACTAAACTCACTCTAAGTGCTTCTGTTGCCAAGTTAAAATTTGACAGTTAAACTTGTTTCATTTGCCAGCAAAGGAAAATAGTATTGAACACAAAATCATGTGTCTTCATTTTTATTGCACTACTTTATAAGGAAAAAACACAACCCCAAAACTAGTATCCATTTATTTCCTCTCAagacttgttttcctttttttggtctCACTAAGTAGGTTTCATTTGAGTTATTGTCTGGTATTATCAAGACATTAATGAATTTTACACTTTTATAAATACCAATAACTCTCTTTATGTACAGTTTCTCAGACTGTCAATAGATAGTTTATCATTCAGTGATCTTTCAAAGTTAGCCGAGTTTGTCATCATTGCTGCCAGTAATTCACTGACTGTCTTGGGACCTTTAATAGAGAAAATGGTACATAAGGGTAATTAAACAGCTAATTAACTTTTGTGTAGTGTAAAGCCTCTTTCCACACTGAGATTAAGCATGCTCTATCCTTTCATTCTTTCTAACCAGATTAACATCTCTGCTAATGCATGTTGAAAGACCTCTTTAACTGCTTTAATATTTGACTTGTAGCTTGTCTGCTCACATAAATGCTTGCTGTGGAGAAAGTATTATTTCCCCACTTCCTGCATGCTTATACACTGTAGGTTATAAATGAAGTGGAGAAAGCACCCAAAGAGCTGAGAAAAGAGCTCATGAAGCGCAGGAAAGAGGAGCTTGCACAAAGCCAGCATGCTCAGGTAACAGCAGCCAGCTTACTGCTACTACAATCAGAGAGCAGCAGCCTCTTAGCTCAGTGAACCAGGGTGGAGAGGGCCAGTCTTAACTGCAATTAATATCTGATGTTGCTGTCTTTCCATTCCAAGGAGCCCAGGAGGTTCTTTATGTAGTACTAAATTTGTGCTAATGGTGAGTTATGGTGCTAATAGGAAAATAAGTGGAATACTGACTCCAGATGAAATAAACATGCTAATAAACACTCTTCTCTGATCTCACGGGagcttatatttttaaatagtgaTGCTACTGCTTGATAGAAGACTTTTAGGGCAGAAAAATAGAGGGTGAGTATATAAGCATGGTGCCTATGAAAAAATACCGATGAAAAGGCCATTATTTCTATCAGCTCAAAGTTAGAAGAAAAATGGTAAAATGTAGCCTTATGTGGTAGATGCCGTTTTTGTACTTCTAAACCTGATGATACATAAAAAACCCTAAAGCCAGGTTCTCAAATAGGAAATGGTTTTTATTTTGATTCAGAAGTGTAAATAATATAGCAGCTAGAAGAATAGGCTGTGTAGAGTTAAACAAACAATGCTAGGTCATGACACAGCTGACGAGCATGGGTGAATTATTTCTAAAACTACACATAATTAgtaattttaacaaaatattcTAGAACTGTTTCACAGGTTTTTGCAAACATGTTGAAAAGGGTGACTCTTTTAAGTAAATTTTCAGTCAACCTGGAACCAGAGAGTAAAGACTTAAGCTCTGTTTTTAATTAGTATGTCAATGAATGGATCATAGTTGCTTTGAATTGTCTTTATGACATAGTTTTATATAGTTTAAAACCAGTTTCCTAGGCTTTGGGGATTTTATAGACCCAATTAACAAAAACCATTGGCAACCACGTCAAATGGGAGAATATTTTTAACACTGagaaaaataaggaaaatataACTCAAATTTAAATTCAAATAAAACTTAGTTGACTTGCGTGAAGTCAGATTTTCTTTATTCTGCCAATAACCAATAACAATTTTTATCTTGACTCAGCATGAGAAGTGCTAATTTAATAGCAAACACAACATATGCTATGTTTTAATCACGTTTGTAAACGCTTCATATGTATAATCTCCTATAACAAACATATGAAGTGGTTCCTCTTACTGTATTACCCCCAGTTTACTGATGAGGGCAGCATAAAGGTTGAGTGACTCTGACAAGGTCACTCTTTTGGTCCGTGGTAGAGCCAGAGTTGCATGCAGGCAAGTTGAGCTCCCCAGGTCTTCGGTTAGGCCACACTGCTGACTGCCTCTCCTCAGAGTTAAACCAACTTCTCCAGACCTGCTCTAGCGTCCTCTGAGCTTGACGCAGGGCTTGGTGACATGTCTTGGTAACAGGTGATGAAGAAAGGAGTCCTTGCTGGCCACCCACCTACT
Coding sequences:
- the SLK gene encoding STE20-like serine/threonine-protein kinase, which produces MSFFNFRKIFKLGSEKKKKQYEHVKRDLNPEEFWEIIGELGDGAFGKVYKAQNKETNVLAAAKVIDTKSEEELEDYMVEIDILASCDHPNIVKLLDAFYYENNLWILIEFCAGGAVDAVMLELERPLTESQIQVVCKQTLEALNYLHDNKIIHRDLKAGNILFTLDGDIKLADFGVSAKNTRTIQRRDSFIGTPYWMAPEVVMCETSKDRPYDYKADVWSLGVTLIEMAEIEPPHHELNPMRVLLKIAKSEPPTLAQPSRWSSNFKDFLKKCLEKNVDARWNTSQLLQHPFVTVNSNKPIRELIAEAKAEVTEEVEDGKEEDDEEETENSLPIPASKRASSDLSIASSEEDKLSQNACILESVSEKTERNVSDEKFSIKVIDEKPTTDQPEKAVADTREHVNDTHPEGPTVLPGRTALIEENGREEKRPRLDTEGQEPVGVSPASGDKEENAMPLETDIEHNLEPEKEISQEKPSTFDNSLMKPEEIKDTTIQTMDVVSQEAGEKEADNQTVDNEAKLTKEDMEEKLGKDDKTHQEDVIDDISIVVPTNEVVDVAQETVDKQTEDAQISGGNEVVEVDEKLVKFPQSSAAEEVPLGETVETHKVDEKSLEGQSKDQLANSSKTVLETNKEPGASEVVEITEPGSTEETEVNSAVIQNDLEARGSETGDAENAAPQIDTKQKEILGEVPIKSEPQVTAASQPNEPQPVPVPSININSEDADHKGEVEALPQTETTMPPEAENQKENDTDSGTGSAADNSSVDLNLSISSFLSKTKDSGSMSLQETRRQKKTLKKTRKFVVDGVEVSVTTSKIVTDSDSKTEELRFLRRQELRELRLLQKEEQRAQQQLNSKLHQQREQIFRRFEQEMMSKKRQYDQEIENLEKQQKQTIERLEQEHTNRLRDEAKRIKGEQEKELSKFQNMLKNRKKEEQEFVQKQQQELDGSLKKIIQQQKAELANIERECLNNKQQLMRAREAAIWELEERHLQEKHQMLKQQLKDQYFMQRHQLLKRHEKETEQMQRYNQRLIEELKNRQTQERARLPKIQRSEAKTRMAMFKKSLRINSTATPDQDREKIKQFAAQEEKRQKNERMAQHQKHENQMRDLQLQCEANVRELHQLQNEKCHLLVEHETQKLKESDEEHSQDLKGWRERLRPRKKTLEEEFARKLQEQEVFFKMTGESECLNPSTQSRISKFYPIPSVHSTGS